One stretch of Rosistilla oblonga DNA includes these proteins:
- a CDS encoding PVC-type heme-binding CxxCH protein, whose protein sequence is MPSHLQSLVLSTSWLACVLIFVGSSWSQESAAPLPPTEAASTMQVPPDFKVQLFAGEPAVQQPIGFCIDDRNRLWVAEAYAYPVHGEGKSDRIVILEDSDGDGRHDRRSVFFEGLNYVTGIEVGFGGVWVMSPPSMLFIPDRDADDQPDGPPQVILDGFGNHANAHNLANGFAWGPDGWLYGTHGRTNWSMIGRPGTDEADRQRFDGGVYRYHPVQHRWEAYADGTTNPWGIDWNDLGHAFICNCVNPHLFQVIQGAHYEPWRGRKSSQHAYQRIDTIADHLHYVGISDVRRGIGSADEDAAGGGHAHCGTIIYLGDALPAPYRNTLMTNNLHGRRINNDIPRRSGSGYVASHGPDLMRSQDPWFMGVTLAYGAAGEIYVSDWSDTGECHSVRNTQRQTGRIFRMTYKQDKIPQVDLSQYNDDELVAAQLHDNDWHVRHARRRLQERAAAGADMRKVHRVLHHMFQSQTATPKRLRALWALHVTGGASPQWLTELIDDPDEDIRSWAITLLCEPGEPPAAAIAAMLNCAKSGDSPLVRLSITSALQRLPLAARWELVEALGERAEDSSDQNLPLMLWYAAEPLIDDDLSRFVQLAVEADIPRVRINVARRVASSAVASRGVPLLIDRVSADTVDDAVVANVLDGTLQGLSGRKLDLPPNWPAAYATFQASDNAEVRSLATRVALALNDPGAIELLRRVAVDGGAATDDRAQAIEALVARGAANFDADLLTLIDDSNVRRAAIRGLARYANDRTSAALIAGYPKWDSATQQDALQTLASRSNWAGELMAAIEAKQIAASDLTAFTARQLRSLNNEQVSAQLDRLWGKARPAGEDRQKQIASYKKWLTDELIATADTDRGRELFTKNCATCHKFFGSGGDIGPDITGAQRSNLDYLLENIVDPSAAVAKDYRMQVLQLIDGRVITGMVESSDEQSITIRTVNDRSTILRDDIDLQTESPVSIMPSGLLDPMSEADIRDLIGYLQRKHAAP, encoded by the coding sequence ATGCCTTCGCATTTGCAATCGCTTGTTTTGTCGACCTCTTGGTTAGCGTGCGTGTTGATCTTTGTGGGTTCCAGTTGGTCCCAGGAATCCGCCGCACCGCTGCCGCCGACCGAAGCGGCCAGCACGATGCAGGTCCCTCCCGATTTCAAGGTCCAGTTGTTTGCGGGCGAACCCGCCGTGCAGCAACCGATCGGCTTTTGCATCGACGATCGCAACCGATTATGGGTCGCCGAAGCTTATGCCTACCCGGTGCATGGCGAGGGCAAAAGCGACAGGATCGTGATCCTCGAGGACAGCGATGGCGATGGACGCCACGATCGGCGAAGCGTCTTTTTCGAGGGGCTTAACTACGTCACGGGGATCGAAGTCGGGTTCGGCGGCGTCTGGGTGATGTCTCCACCATCGATGCTCTTCATTCCCGATCGCGATGCAGACGACCAGCCCGATGGTCCGCCGCAGGTGATCCTCGATGGTTTCGGCAATCACGCCAACGCCCACAACCTGGCAAACGGTTTCGCCTGGGGCCCCGATGGCTGGCTGTACGGTACACATGGCCGAACCAATTGGTCGATGATCGGCCGCCCCGGAACCGACGAAGCCGACCGGCAGCGATTCGACGGCGGCGTCTATCGCTACCATCCGGTGCAGCATCGTTGGGAAGCGTATGCCGACGGGACGACTAATCCTTGGGGGATCGATTGGAACGATCTCGGTCACGCGTTCATCTGCAACTGCGTTAACCCGCATCTGTTCCAGGTGATCCAGGGGGCGCACTACGAACCGTGGCGGGGACGGAAATCGAGTCAGCACGCGTATCAGCGAATCGATACGATCGCCGACCACCTTCACTATGTTGGGATCAGCGACGTCCGCCGCGGGATCGGTTCGGCCGACGAGGATGCTGCCGGCGGCGGACACGCTCACTGCGGCACGATCATCTATCTCGGCGATGCCCTGCCCGCGCCGTACCGCAACACATTGATGACAAACAATCTGCATGGCCGCCGGATTAACAACGACATCCCACGACGCAGCGGTTCGGGCTACGTCGCGTCGCACGGTCCCGATCTGATGCGATCGCAAGACCCTTGGTTTATGGGAGTTACGCTGGCGTATGGCGCCGCCGGTGAGATCTATGTCAGCGACTGGAGCGACACCGGCGAGTGCCACAGCGTGCGAAACACGCAGCGGCAGACGGGCCGAATCTTTCGGATGACCTACAAGCAGGACAAGATTCCACAAGTCGATCTTTCGCAATACAACGACGATGAACTGGTCGCCGCACAATTGCACGACAACGACTGGCACGTCCGCCATGCGCGGCGGCGGTTGCAAGAGCGGGCGGCGGCCGGAGCTGACATGCGGAAGGTCCACCGCGTTTTACATCACATGTTCCAGTCGCAGACCGCCACGCCAAAGCGGTTGCGAGCGCTCTGGGCGCTGCATGTCACCGGCGGAGCGTCGCCGCAATGGTTGACCGAATTGATCGACGATCCCGATGAAGACATTCGGTCGTGGGCGATCACGCTGTTATGTGAGCCGGGAGAACCGCCGGCGGCAGCGATCGCGGCGATGCTGAACTGCGCCAAGTCGGGCGATTCACCGCTGGTTCGATTGTCGATCACCAGTGCTCTGCAACGATTGCCGCTGGCCGCGCGTTGGGAACTTGTCGAAGCTTTGGGCGAGCGAGCGGAAGATTCGAGCGACCAAAATCTGCCGCTAATGCTGTGGTACGCCGCAGAGCCGTTGATCGACGATGACCTGTCGCGATTTGTGCAGTTGGCGGTGGAAGCTGATATTCCGCGCGTGCGGATCAACGTCGCCCGCCGAGTTGCGTCGTCGGCTGTGGCGAGCCGAGGCGTTCCGTTGTTGATCGATCGCGTATCGGCAGATACTGTCGACGACGCGGTCGTTGCCAACGTGTTGGATGGCACGCTGCAAGGACTCAGCGGTCGCAAGCTCGATCTGCCGCCTAACTGGCCCGCCGCCTATGCAACGTTTCAAGCCAGCGACAATGCCGAAGTGCGATCGCTTGCGACTCGGGTCGCGTTGGCGCTAAACGATCCCGGTGCGATCGAACTGCTGCGCCGCGTCGCCGTCGACGGCGGAGCTGCGACCGATGATCGCGCACAAGCGATCGAAGCCTTGGTCGCGCGAGGCGCCGCCAATTTTGATGCCGATCTGTTGACGCTGATCGACGATTCAAATGTCCGCCGCGCGGCGATTCGCGGTCTGGCTCGCTATGCCAACGATCGCACATCGGCCGCGCTAATCGCGGGGTATCCCAAATGGGACTCAGCGACACAACAAGACGCCTTGCAGACGCTGGCATCGCGAAGCAATTGGGCTGGCGAACTGATGGCAGCGATCGAAGCCAAACAGATCGCCGCCAGCGACCTGACAGCGTTCACGGCACGGCAACTGCGTTCGCTGAACAACGAACAGGTATCGGCCCAGTTGGATCGGTTGTGGGGCAAAGCTCGCCCGGCGGGGGAAGATCGCCAGAAACAGATCGCCAGCTACAAGAAGTGGCTGACCGATGAACTGATCGCCACCGCCGATACCGATCGCGGCCGCGAGCTGTTTACCAAAAACTGCGCCACGTGCCACAAGTTCTTTGGCAGCGGCGGGGATATCGGCCCCGACATCACCGGAGCCCAACGCAGCAACCTCGACTATCTGTTAGAGAATATCGTCGATCCGAGCGCGGCGGTCGCCAAAGATTATCGGATGCAGGTGTTGCAGTTGATCGATGGCCGTGTGATCACGGGGATGGTCGAATCGTCCGACGAGCAATCGATCACGATCCGAACCGTTAACGATCGCAGCACGATCCTCCGCGATGACATCGATCTGCAAACCGAATCGCCCGTCTCGATCATGCCCAGCGGGTTGCTGGATCCGATGAGCGAAGCCGATATCCGCGACTTAATCGGGTATCTGCAACGGAAGCATGCGGCCCCTTAG
- a CDS encoding HD-GYP domain-containing protein, giving the protein MSVTLQSSGGKDELVSGYIPISVSTLVPSAIVGIDLFQVEPDEQRYVLYRESDYPLEQTDLVKLRSRGVNKLYIRKDEQPSYQTYLREMIDNPGSDVPVSARAGALNEVVRDLLESAFREGDPDASVNTAAYLGEQTADIVCNDQFASVDLFRVLHHDYATFTHSANVAFYAGMLAAEVGFSQAEVALISSGGLIHDLGKLQIPDKILSKPGRLTEQEFREIQMHPVTGFRQLVHREDLTEGQLMMVYQHHERVCGGGYPVGIAGDEIHPWAKVCAVVDVFEALTSNRPYRTPMPKRRALELLEHEREGYEQEFLECWKKITNRLWHN; this is encoded by the coding sequence ATGTCGGTAACATTGCAGAGCTCCGGAGGGAAAGACGAACTGGTCTCTGGGTACATCCCGATCAGCGTCTCGACCTTGGTCCCCTCAGCGATCGTGGGCATCGATCTGTTCCAGGTGGAACCCGACGAGCAGCGGTATGTCTTGTACCGCGAGAGCGATTATCCGCTGGAACAGACCGATCTGGTGAAGCTGCGGAGCCGCGGGGTCAACAAGCTGTACATTCGCAAAGACGAACAGCCTTCGTATCAGACCTATCTGCGCGAGATGATCGACAATCCGGGCTCCGATGTCCCGGTTTCAGCTCGCGCCGGGGCGTTGAACGAGGTCGTTCGCGATCTGTTGGAATCGGCCTTTCGGGAAGGCGACCCCGACGCATCGGTCAACACAGCCGCCTATCTTGGCGAACAAACTGCCGACATCGTTTGCAACGACCAATTCGCCAGCGTCGATCTGTTCCGCGTTCTGCATCACGACTACGCCACGTTCACACACTCCGCCAACGTCGCCTTCTACGCTGGGATGCTGGCGGCCGAAGTCGGCTTCAGCCAAGCGGAGGTAGCGTTGATCTCCTCCGGGGGCCTGATCCACGATCTGGGCAAATTGCAGATCCCCGACAAGATCCTGTCGAAGCCGGGGCGATTGACCGAACAGGAGTTCCGCGAAATCCAGATGCACCCAGTCACCGGATTCCGCCAACTGGTTCATCGCGAAGACTTGACCGAAGGCCAGTTGATGATGGTCTATCAACATCACGAACGCGTTTGCGGTGGCGGATATCCCGTCGGAATCGCGGGAGACGAGATCCATCCGTGGGCCAAAGTCTGTGCGGTGGTCGACGTCTTCGAAGCGTTGACCAGCAATCGACCCTACCGCACCCCGATGCCGAAGCGGCGGGCGCTCGAGCTTCTGGAGCACGAGCGGGAAGGCTACGAACAAGAATTTTTGGAATGTTGGAAAAAAATCACCAACCGACTTTGGCATAATTGA
- a CDS encoding HD-GYP domain-containing protein, with product MDNLASGFIPISVSMLAPASVVGVELFQAEHKSRRYVLYRASDYPLKQTDLTKLRHRGVHQLFIRKGAQASYQSYLRQMIDNPGDDVPVSARVGALNEVVRDLLDSAFRAGDTDATVSTANYLGQRTADIVCNDQFTRSDLFRVLHHDYATFTHSANVAFYAGMLAAELGFSQEDVAAISSGGLIHDIGKLKIPDKILCKPGRLSEMEFREIKMHPVTGLNQLVHREGLVEGQLMMVYQHHERVCGGGYPVGIGGDDIHPWAKLCAVVDVFEALTSNRPYRTPIPKRRAIEMLEHEREGYEQEFLECWKKITSKLWQR from the coding sequence ATGGACAACCTCGCTTCGGGTTTTATTCCAATCAGCGTATCGATGTTAGCCCCAGCATCGGTCGTTGGAGTCGAGCTGTTTCAAGCGGAACATAAATCCCGCCGGTACGTGTTGTATCGCGCGAGTGATTATCCGCTGAAACAGACCGACCTGACCAAGCTGCGCCACCGCGGCGTCCACCAGCTGTTTATACGCAAGGGAGCGCAAGCGTCGTATCAATCGTATTTGCGGCAGATGATCGACAATCCCGGCGATGACGTTCCCGTCTCCGCACGCGTGGGCGCTTTAAATGAAGTGGTCCGCGACCTGCTGGACTCCGCGTTTCGAGCTGGCGATACCGACGCGACTGTCTCGACAGCAAACTACTTAGGTCAGCGAACCGCCGACATCGTCTGTAACGATCAATTCACCCGTAGCGATCTATTTCGCGTTTTGCACCACGATTACGCCACATTCACACATTCGGCTAACGTCGCGTTTTACGCGGGCATGTTGGCCGCCGAACTCGGATTCAGCCAAGAGGATGTCGCGGCGATCTCCTCCGGAGGTCTGATCCACGACATCGGCAAGCTAAAGATCCCCGACAAAATTTTATGTAAACCCGGGCGGTTGAGCGAAATGGAATTTCGCGAGATCAAGATGCACCCCGTGACGGGGTTGAATCAATTGGTCCACCGCGAAGGTTTAGTTGAAGGCCAGTTGATGATGGTCTATCAGCACCACGAACGCGTTTGCGGCGGTGGGTATCCAGTTGGGATTGGCGGCGACGATATCCATCCATGGGCCAAACTTTGTGCGGTGGTCGACGTCTTTGAAGCGTTGACCAGCAATCGGCCCTATCGAACCCCAATCCCCAAGCGTCGGGCGATCGAAATGTTGGAACACGAACGAGAAGGCTACGAACAGGAATTCTTGGAATGTTGGAAAAAGATTACAAGCAAACTCTGGCAACGCTAA
- a CDS encoding GTPase family protein: MSSVWQRWRDKTPQSEREYQQQIDPLRAAAPVPVLWLFGKTGSGKSSVIHFLTGAEQATIGEGFRPETKASRRFDFPDSTDPLMTFLDTRGLGEAAYDPIEDIAAYSQTTQLMIVTVRVSDHALVDVLEPLRRIRRATPQRPVLLVLTCLHEATGAIDLSEGIDPFDAPPASEDPAAAEPLPPIPAELQTLIDRKSEQFAGLYDHLVPVDLTRLEDGFGDPEFGGRRLRQAILQYLPHAYRQSMLSLASDAQQHRSKRQRRARWQILASSSLAATAGAVPVPWVDIPVVLAIQSHLAIRLGKIYEQELTASHWAALSSAAGSRIATRMALREVLKLIPWVGMAAGAASAFAFTYALGMSWDWYFASLHQGRAPSVDKLREIFADELQRGHELWKAE; the protein is encoded by the coding sequence ATGAGCTCAGTTTGGCAGCGCTGGCGGGACAAGACTCCCCAATCCGAACGCGAATACCAGCAACAGATCGATCCGCTGCGGGCAGCCGCACCGGTCCCGGTGTTGTGGTTGTTTGGTAAGACCGGCAGTGGCAAGAGTTCGGTCATCCACTTCTTGACCGGTGCCGAACAGGCGACGATCGGCGAAGGGTTTCGCCCCGAGACGAAGGCGAGCCGGCGGTTCGATTTCCCCGATTCGACCGATCCCCTGATGACCTTTCTCGATACCCGCGGTTTGGGCGAAGCCGCGTACGATCCGATCGAAGACATCGCGGCCTACAGTCAGACAACTCAGTTGATGATCGTGACGGTTCGCGTTTCCGACCACGCGTTGGTCGACGTCTTGGAACCGCTGCGTCGAATCCGCCGTGCCACGCCCCAGCGTCCCGTTTTGTTGGTGCTCACCTGTTTGCATGAAGCGACCGGAGCGATCGATCTCTCCGAGGGAATCGATCCCTTCGACGCACCGCCCGCTAGCGAAGATCCCGCCGCGGCGGAACCGCTGCCGCCGATCCCCGCTGAACTGCAAACCTTGATCGACCGCAAGTCGGAACAGTTTGCTGGGCTCTACGACCACCTGGTCCCCGTCGATCTCACGCGACTCGAAGACGGATTTGGCGATCCCGAATTCGGCGGTCGACGACTGCGGCAAGCGATCCTGCAATATCTTCCGCACGCCTACCGGCAATCGATGTTGTCGTTGGCCAGCGATGCTCAACAACACCGATCCAAACGCCAGCGGCGGGCCCGTTGGCAAATTCTGGCATCGAGCTCGCTGGCTGCAACCGCCGGAGCGGTTCCCGTTCCGTGGGTCGATATCCCCGTCGTCCTGGCGATCCAGTCGCATCTGGCGATCCGGCTGGGCAAGATCTACGAACAAGAGCTGACGGCGTCGCATTGGGCGGCGCTCAGCAGCGCCGCCGGTTCGCGCATCGCCACGCGGATGGCGCTCCGCGAGGTTTTGAAACTGATTCCCTGGGTCGGCATGGCCGCGGGGGCTGCCAGCGCGTTTGCCTTCACGTACGCTTTAGGCATGTCGTGGGATTGGTACTTCGCCAGCTTGCACCAAGGTCGCGCCCCGAGCGTCGACAAGTTGCGGGAGATCTTTGCCGACGAATTGCAACGTGGTCACGAACTCTGGAAAGCCGAATGA
- a CDS encoding GTPase family protein, whose amino-acid sequence MNYLRLLRPRAVVLVLLWCLPVATYLIIGTLAVYRAGWLSSLAWVLPALGAIAWTVGKVWKPRRLAESSSGAAIVAPDFWTPQDTAAIAVVEQFRSELPEMNRLNIADTNRYLNDAQAMAKRLAGHYCSRGSQDELRQLTLVEVLAVVHLAVEDMEDWVLENVPLSNVATVGHLQSLPGIARAVELGRLASFWTTAIANPAKLLTYPLWQQAGQIGLDLQDELIGVFYQAYLRRVGYYLIEMYSGRLKGGSRRYRQQFGTLANAMHHSGGDRGAFQQSENVETTIAVIGQVKAGKSSLINALMQDEVAQTSVLPETRAVQRFEYRLPGSNNAIVLLDTPGYSEADVDRQQRKELRTAAEAADIVLLVMAANSAARGSDAQAIAELTDHYRKRSHLKPPTIIAVLTHVDRLRPVREWTPPYDWTTPTCLKEESMAEAVAYTHELFGDTIAQTVCVYAGDQHPNKSGVADNLVPALIANLDQAHAAAILKAFYKQLSRNRIEQLRGQFTGLLKTVGRTLFDSAIGDRPAKP is encoded by the coding sequence ATGAATTATCTACGGTTGCTGCGTCCCCGCGCCGTAGTGCTTGTCCTCTTGTGGTGCCTGCCGGTGGCGACCTATCTGATCATCGGCACGCTGGCGGTTTATCGCGCCGGCTGGCTCTCGTCGCTCGCCTGGGTGCTGCCGGCGCTAGGAGCCATCGCGTGGACGGTTGGCAAGGTTTGGAAACCGCGACGCTTAGCTGAATCCAGCTCCGGCGCGGCGATCGTCGCTCCCGATTTCTGGACGCCTCAAGACACCGCCGCGATCGCCGTCGTCGAACAGTTCCGCAGCGAACTGCCCGAGATGAACCGCTTGAACATCGCCGATACCAACCGCTATCTGAACGATGCGCAAGCCATGGCGAAGCGACTGGCGGGGCATTATTGCAGCCGCGGCAGCCAGGACGAACTGCGCCAGCTGACCCTGGTCGAGGTCCTCGCGGTCGTCCACTTGGCGGTCGAAGACATGGAAGACTGGGTCTTGGAAAATGTTCCGCTCAGCAACGTCGCGACCGTCGGGCATCTGCAGTCGTTGCCGGGGATCGCCCGCGCGGTCGAACTGGGACGCTTGGCAAGCTTCTGGACCACCGCGATCGCCAACCCCGCCAAACTGTTGACCTATCCGTTGTGGCAACAGGCGGGCCAGATCGGACTCGATCTGCAAGACGAACTGATCGGCGTCTTCTATCAAGCCTATCTGCGTCGGGTTGGATACTACCTGATCGAAATGTACAGCGGCCGTTTGAAAGGCGGCTCCCGTCGCTACCGTCAGCAGTTTGGGACGCTAGCCAATGCGATGCATCACAGCGGCGGCGATCGGGGAGCGTTCCAACAGTCCGAAAACGTCGAGACCACGATCGCCGTGATCGGCCAGGTGAAAGCGGGTAAGTCGAGTCTGATCAATGCCTTGATGCAGGACGAAGTCGCTCAGACAAGCGTCCTGCCCGAAACTCGCGCAGTGCAACGCTTTGAATATCGATTGCCCGGTTCCAACAACGCGATCGTCCTGCTGGACACTCCCGGCTACAGCGAAGCCGATGTCGATCGGCAGCAACGCAAGGAGCTTCGCACGGCGGCCGAAGCTGCCGATATCGTGCTGTTGGTGATGGCAGCAAATTCGGCGGCGCGGGGCAGCGACGCTCAAGCGATCGCCGAACTTACCGACCACTACCGCAAGCGATCGCACCTCAAACCGCCGACGATCATCGCAGTGCTGACTCATGTCGATCGCCTGCGTCCAGTCCGCGAATGGACGCCGCCGTATGATTGGACGACTCCAACGTGTTTGAAAGAGGAGTCGATGGCTGAAGCTGTCGCATATACCCACGAACTGTTTGGCGACACGATCGCTCAAACGGTCTGTGTCTACGCCGGTGACCAGCATCCCAACAAGTCGGGCGTGGCCGACAACCTCGTGCCGGCGTTGATCGCCAACCTAGACCAAGCACATGCGGCCGCGATCCTCAAAGCGTTTTACAAGCAGTTGAGCCGCAACCGGATCGAACAGCTGCGCGGGCAATTTACCGGGCTACTGAAAACCGTCGGGCGCACTCTCTTCGATTCCGCCATCGGCGACCGCCCAGCCAAACCGTAG
- a CDS encoding dipeptidase, with amino-acid sequence MLHRRQLLGSLGTAALLTAGLRNTALSADDASDPVAELSTRLNPSIQAAREAGLKILKPSPAELDRGLRLHAESIVFDSYGFSPRAAVDGDAIAAAIEAGASHDQVKDMREEMSMTRYVSDPVEQQEYRDAWRASGVTCVFQNAGEEGQDPLRLMRRLSRFTYATDLMRGFVSKAAVPGDVETAKREGRHCLYLTGNGVPLRQQWESIPDELRYMQVFYHLGIRMMHLTYQRRNMIGDGCGEKSDAGLSDFGHAAIAEMNRLGIIPDCAHSGWKTSLEAAQSSSRPMVASHSTCGAIHPHIRSKPDEVIRAIVDTGGYIGICCIPRYLRGSGDITAMLDHIDYAVKKFGPDAVAIGTDVAYNSQNAGRELAKLPRMSKQYQPFRSLWPADDYKTLPGAAQSIAWTNWPLFTVGLVQRGHSDEVIRKIIGGNVMRVINASMT; translated from the coding sequence ATGCTGCATCGACGACAACTTTTGGGCTCCCTTGGCACTGCGGCGCTGTTGACCGCTGGACTTCGCAATACGGCGCTGTCGGCTGACGATGCAAGCGATCCGGTTGCTGAACTCTCGACGCGTTTGAATCCCAGCATCCAAGCGGCTCGCGAGGCGGGGCTGAAGATTCTTAAACCATCGCCGGCGGAACTCGACCGCGGGCTGCGATTGCACGCCGAATCGATCGTCTTCGATTCTTATGGTTTCTCACCGCGAGCGGCTGTCGATGGCGATGCGATCGCTGCGGCGATCGAGGCGGGGGCGTCGCACGACCAGGTCAAGGACATGCGAGAAGAGATGTCGATGACGCGGTACGTCAGCGATCCCGTCGAGCAGCAGGAGTATCGCGACGCGTGGCGCGCCTCGGGCGTGACTTGCGTTTTTCAGAACGCTGGCGAAGAGGGACAGGATCCGCTGCGACTGATGCGGCGACTGTCGCGGTTCACCTATGCAACGGATCTGATGCGTGGGTTCGTCAGCAAAGCCGCGGTCCCTGGCGATGTGGAGACCGCCAAACGCGAAGGACGCCACTGTCTCTACCTGACCGGCAACGGTGTGCCACTGAGGCAGCAATGGGAATCGATCCCCGACGAACTCCGCTACATGCAGGTCTTCTATCACCTGGGGATCCGGATGATGCACCTGACCTATCAGCGACGCAACATGATCGGCGACGGTTGCGGTGAGAAGAGCGATGCCGGGCTCAGCGACTTCGGCCACGCGGCGATCGCTGAAATGAATCGCTTGGGGATCATCCCCGATTGTGCCCACAGCGGTTGGAAGACGAGTCTCGAAGCGGCGCAGTCCTCTTCGCGGCCGATGGTCGCCAGCCACAGCACATGCGGCGCGATCCATCCACACATTCGCAGCAAACCCGATGAAGTGATTCGGGCGATCGTCGACACCGGCGGTTACATCGGGATCTGTTGTATTCCCAGATACCTTCGCGGCAGCGGTGATATCACCGCGATGTTGGACCACATCGACTATGCTGTCAAAAAATTTGGTCCCGATGCGGTCGCGATCGGGACCGATGTCGCTTACAACTCGCAGAATGCGGGGCGTGAGCTAGCTAAGCTGCCGCGGATGTCGAAGCAATATCAGCCGTTTCGATCGCTGTGGCCGGCGGACGATTACAAAACGCTGCCGGGAGCTGCCCAAAGCATCGCCTGGACCAATTGGCCGCTGTTCACCGTCGGCTTGGTGCAGCGTGGGCACAGCGACGAAGTGATTCGCAAAATCATCGGCGGCAACGTGATGCGGGTGATCAACGCTTCGATGACTTAA
- a CDS encoding sulfite exporter TauE/SafE family protein, whose protein sequence is MWILATAIVTASLLGSMHCVGMCGPLAIWASGASENVSRRRVMTAGALYHIGRLITYALAGLIAGAIGSLIDFGGAAMGYQLLAARVVGAIMILIGIHRLISIIAPRKSDATEGPTPSRIGGLLVRLRPYVFRLPLPGRALATGLLTTLLPCGWLYLFALVAAGTGSLTMGPVVMIAFWIGTVPALVALVAGTQFLSRRFTMAIPAFAAVMLVVGGCYTASGRGFANLGSLTSLQASVEASAENNDDIDAQIQAIAKTPLPCCQVTPPAEDADETK, encoded by the coding sequence ATGTGGATTCTTGCGACCGCGATCGTCACCGCCAGCCTGCTGGGCAGCATGCACTGCGTGGGGATGTGCGGACCGTTGGCGATCTGGGCCAGCGGTGCCAGCGAAAACGTCTCGCGGCGGCGAGTGATGACCGCCGGCGCGTTGTATCACATCGGACGCTTGATCACATATGCATTGGCTGGCCTGATCGCCGGGGCGATCGGCAGTCTGATCGATTTCGGCGGAGCGGCGATGGGATACCAATTGCTCGCCGCTCGCGTCGTCGGCGCGATCATGATCCTGATCGGCATCCATCGCTTGATCTCGATCATCGCCCCTCGGAAAAGTGACGCGACCGAAGGGCCGACGCCGTCCCGAATCGGCGGTCTGTTGGTTCGGCTGCGTCCGTATGTCTTCCGGCTGCCACTGCCAGGCCGCGCATTGGCGACCGGTCTGTTGACGACGCTGCTGCCCTGCGGATGGCTTTACCTGTTCGCACTCGTCGCCGCGGGAACGGGCAGCCTGACGATGGGGCCTGTCGTGATGATCGCCTTCTGGATTGGAACCGTTCCCGCCTTGGTCGCTCTGGTTGCCGGAACCCAGTTTCTATCGCGACGCTTCACGATGGCGATCCCTGCATTTGCCGCGGTGATGTTGGTCGTCGGCGGTTGCTACACCGCTTCGGGGCGCGGCTTCGCCAACCTCGGTTCGCTGACGTCGCTGCAAGCTTCCGTTGAAGCGTCTGCAGAAAACAACGACGACATCGACGCTCAGATCCAAGCGATAGCTAAAACGCCGCTGCCCTGTTGCCAAGTCACTCCGCCGGCAGAAGATGCCGACGAGACGAAGTGA
- a CDS encoding FixH family protein: MSNHQATVAQRNEQQIAERKAKWFWVSLVVALLGLQLVIGGVAIKLATGDASAAIVPNYHQAALNWDQIHSERTAAKRLGWTVDLDVSNVADGRGMRAVQVSIADADGKPIDDLQVSADIYHHARAAEVQTVDMQPVGDAEYQVLAPMERSGLWQVDLNIRHDDQRITVQRTLERD; encoded by the coding sequence ATGAGTAATCACCAGGCGACGGTCGCGCAACGCAACGAACAACAGATCGCCGAACGCAAAGCGAAGTGGTTCTGGGTTTCATTAGTTGTGGCCTTGTTGGGGCTGCAATTGGTGATCGGTGGCGTCGCGATCAAACTGGCGACGGGAGACGCTTCGGCGGCGATCGTCCCCAATTACCATCAGGCGGCCCTCAACTGGGACCAGATCCACAGCGAGCGAACCGCGGCGAAGCGACTCGGCTGGACTGTCGACTTGGATGTCTCCAACGTCGCCGACGGACGCGGGATGCGAGCGGTTCAGGTTTCGATCGCCGACGCCGATGGAAAACCGATCGATGATCTGCAGGTCTCCGCGGACATCTACCATCACGCCCGCGCGGCCGAAGTGCAAACGGTCGACATGCAGCCGGTTGGCGATGCGGAATACCAAGTCTTGGCGCCGATGGAGCGCAGTGGACTGTGGCAGGTCGATTTGAACATCCGCCACGACGACCAACGGATCACTGTACAACGAACTCTCGAACGGGATTGA